One stretch of Corynebacterium imitans DNA includes these proteins:
- the trpD gene encoding anthranilate phosphoribosyltransferase: protein MASDKSLEILKRFLDNHEPTLEEAIEAFTPLTVGDYDDVHIAALLATIRTRGETFADVAGAARAFLAAGRPFPVTGEGLMDTAGTGGDGANTINITTAASLVAAAGGVKMVKCGNRSVSSKSGSADVLEALNIPLDLDPERAVRQFESSNFTFLFAPAYNPAIAHVQPVRKALGVSTLFNTMGPLLSPARPEFQIMGIANPAQGQLIAETMRELGRGRALVVHGAGTDELAVHGESQIWELDREGNITHYTVTPEELGISRHSLEDLRGGDGEENAAAMRATFAGEGPQAHRDAVAATAGAMFYLYGTTNTIAEGVRRARALLDDGTVQAWLARHEEADYSA, encoded by the coding sequence ATGGCATCGGATAAATCTCTCGAGATTCTCAAGCGCTTCCTGGACAACCACGAGCCGACGCTGGAGGAGGCCATCGAGGCCTTTACCCCGCTGACCGTGGGCGATTACGACGACGTGCACATCGCCGCGCTGCTGGCCACCATCCGCACCCGCGGCGAGACTTTTGCCGACGTCGCGGGTGCCGCGCGCGCCTTCCTCGCCGCGGGCCGGCCGTTCCCCGTGACGGGGGAGGGGCTGATGGACACCGCAGGTACCGGCGGCGACGGCGCGAACACCATCAATATCACCACGGCCGCCTCGCTGGTGGCGGCCGCTGGCGGGGTGAAGATGGTCAAGTGCGGCAACCGCTCGGTGTCTTCCAAGTCCGGATCGGCCGACGTGCTCGAGGCGCTGAATATCCCCCTTGACCTGGACCCGGAGCGCGCGGTGCGGCAGTTCGAGTCCTCCAACTTCACCTTCCTCTTCGCGCCCGCCTACAACCCGGCGATCGCGCACGTGCAGCCGGTGCGCAAGGCGCTCGGGGTCTCCACGCTGTTTAACACGATGGGCCCGCTGCTCTCGCCGGCGCGCCCCGAGTTCCAGATCATGGGCATTGCCAACCCAGCGCAGGGCCAGCTCATCGCGGAAACCATGCGCGAGCTGGGCCGCGGCCGTGCGCTCGTAGTGCACGGCGCGGGCACCGACGAGCTCGCCGTCCACGGCGAGTCCCAGATCTGGGAGCTGGACCGCGAGGGCAACATCACCCACTACACGGTCACCCCGGAGGAGCTGGGCATTTCCCGCCACTCGCTCGAGGACCTGCGCGGCGGCGACGGCGAGGAGAACGCCGCGGCGATGCGCGCCACCTTCGCTGGCGAAGGCCCGCAGGCGCACCGCGATGCGGTCGCCGCCACCGCCGGCGCCATGTTCTACCTCTACGGCACGACCAACACCATCGCCGAGGGCGTCAGGCGCGCGCGGGCTTTGCTTGACGACGGCACCGTGCAGGCTTGGTTGGCGCGCCACGAGGAGGCTGACTACAGTGCCTAA